Proteins encoded by one window of Candidatus Binatia bacterium:
- a CDS encoding type II toxin-antitoxin system prevent-host-death family antitoxin gives MAETIYNSYAAKSAISRLVDRAAAGEEIIIAKAGKPKARLTALSWPARRRKPGGWKGRMSIARNFDAPLPGELRKAFEGRE, from the coding sequence TCTACAATTCGTACGCGGCCAAATCGGCGATCTCGCGTCTCGTCGATCGTGCCGCCGCGGGCGAGGAAATCATCATCGCCAAGGCCGGCAAGCCGAAGGCCAGGCTGACCGCGCTGTCCTGGCCGGCACGTCGGCGCAAGCCGGGCGGCTGGAAGGGACGCATGTCCATCGCCCGCAACTTTGACGCGCCACTCCCCGGCGAGCTCCGGAAGGCGTTCGAAGGGCGGGAGTGA